Below is a window of Candidatus Desulfatibia profunda DNA.
CAAATGAACGACTATGAGCCCAAAATCATTGCGCTGGTATGCAACTGGTGTACCTATACTGCCGCTGATCTGGCAGGAACATCCCGGCTTTCATACCCGGCCCATATTCGGATGATCCGCATGATGTGCACCGGAATGATCGATGCCAAATACATCCTCAAGGCGTTTCTGGACGGCGCCGACGGTGTTTTCATCGGCGGCTGCCATCCGGGCGACTGTCATTATATCAACGGAAATCTAAAGGCCAGAAAGCGGATTTCCGGTACGGGAAGGATCCTGGAACAATTCGGATTTGAACCGGAGCGTTTGCGACTGCGGTGGATCGGTGCCAGTGAGGGACCGGAATTTCAACAGAACATGACGGAATTCGTCGAAACCATCAAGGTTCTGGGGCCCAGCCAGGTACAAAACCGAATGATTCTTTAAACGAGGTAGCTATGCCCACGTATGCGATTTGCGAAACAGAACAGGATCCGATTGCGGCCGTAAGGACGGTACTTGAAAGCATCCTTGTCCATAAGCTGGCGGATGCCGTTCTGGTGGCGGCCCGGACACCTTATTCTGCCTTGCCGATGCCCACCCTGTTCACAAGACCTGAGAAGATGAACGCCGTGGATCCGCTGGCACCGGTGGCCCCGTTTAATGCTGCCCGCCAGGCGGCTGCCGTTACCAAGCATCCCCCTGGAAAGCGGGTGGCCCTTGTTTTACGTCCCTGTGAACATCGGGCCTTGATCGAACTGGTAAAGCTGAAGCAGTGCTCCCTCGAAGATGTGATTTTGATCGGGGTAGAATGTCTCGGACGCCTGGAAAACAAGGTGTATTTAGAACATGCATCTAAAATTTCCGATTTCACAACGGCATTTTACAAAAACCCCGAGCTTCGGGACAAAATAACCCGGGCCTGCCGAATATGCGAACATTTCCGGCCCCAAGGGGTTGACCTGACGATCAGTTTGCTCGGGGCTCCCGCAGGATCGGCAGGATTTATCGGCGAAACCGAAACCGGTAAAAAGTTCATCGACCAGTTGGGGCTGAAGATTTCAGATCCGCCGGCGGAAAGGGAAACAACTGCCGGAGCACTGCTTGAACAGCGGGTGGCGGCCCGGGATATTCTCTTTCAGGAAACCATTCCAAAGATCAACACGATTGATAAATTCCAGGAACTTATCGCCACCTGTCTCAACTGTTACAACTGCCGGACGGCCTGTCCGGTCTGTTATTGTAAAGAATGTGTGTTTTTAACCGATGTGTTTATGCATCGTTCTGAAAATTTAATTCGACGCGCCCTAAAACGGGGGGCCGTTAAAATGCCCGCCGACACAACCATGTTTCACCTGACCCGTCTGGTTCACATGAGCCATGCCTGTGTGGGGTGCGGCCATTGCAGCAGCGTGTGTCCCAGCGACATCCCGGTTGCCGATATCTTCCGGACCGTGGCGGCTCAAACCCAGGCTTTATTCGATTATGAGCCGGGACGCGACGTGTCCGAACCGATTCCATACCTGGTGTTTGAGGAGCATACGAGGGGACTTTAAAATGGATAAGCGTCCTTCCAAAATACTGGTGGTGGG
It encodes the following:
- a CDS encoding hydrogenase iron-sulfur subunit; translation: MNDYEPKIIALVCNWCTYTAADLAGTSRLSYPAHIRMIRMMCTGMIDAKYILKAFLDGADGVFIGGCHPGDCHYINGNLKARKRISGTGRILEQFGFEPERLRLRWIGASEGPEFQQNMTEFVETIKVLGPSQVQNRMIL
- a CDS encoding 4Fe-4S dicluster domain-containing protein, with translation MPTYAICETEQDPIAAVRTVLESILVHKLADAVLVAARTPYSALPMPTLFTRPEKMNAVDPLAPVAPFNAARQAAAVTKHPPGKRVALVLRPCEHRALIELVKLKQCSLEDVILIGVECLGRLENKVYLEHASKISDFTTAFYKNPELRDKITRACRICEHFRPQGVDLTISLLGAPAGSAGFIGETETGKKFIDQLGLKISDPPAERETTAGALLEQRVAARDILFQETIPKINTIDKFQELIATCLNCYNCRTACPVCYCKECVFLTDVFMHRSENLIRRALKRGAVKMPADTTMFHLTRLVHMSHACVGCGHCSSVCPSDIPVADIFRTVAAQTQALFDYEPGRDVSEPIPYLVFEEHTRGL